A genomic stretch from Halogranum gelatinilyticum includes:
- a CDS encoding DUF7408 domain-containing protein, with the protein MVLDNVLLSPLGLLALLATLPLILLYLIRPDPAERDLPTMRFLTDDRGEDASTPVFERLSRSLLLLIQLAAIVLLATSLATPYTLVSESSTVQETVVVVDGSASMATDSGGSTRFDRAVAAAGDAPTSVTSVVFVARQGEVVLRDGTPEQARGALDDLSVTDVSGDLRDGIAQASAVAGEEARIVVYSDFADDGGWEEAVEAARARGLLVDLRQFDGGGADNVGIVDRSFTGREVTVTVKNFGDSEAERTLSLGGQRESLTLGAGDVVTRTLAVPAGGGTVALSPGDSFPTDDTAAVAAPEDATVDVLLLTNDRNRYLATALSVIPEVELTVESPPANVEGTYDVVVYSNIQEGRLLRGNVADGEAALANGGGVVVQAQEGMPNRYVELLPVEVSDAVDGGSVGAVANDELTRDISYPPPERHLVAETADGTRTLVGLTDGSPLVATAERDGGRVLYYGYLEDASSFKFNYQYPVFWKRAVFYLAGRDPLPTLNRPTGDQLRFAEERTVRTPSGTVTARMVSMDEQGFYEVDGRRYGAALLSESESAVATDPLDERTEGSVRSREEDRQVPDPLTEWVALGALGVVVVELGYLRRRGDL; encoded by the coding sequence GTGGTTCTCGACAACGTCCTCCTCTCTCCGCTCGGTCTCCTCGCTCTCCTGGCGACGCTGCCGTTGATTCTGCTGTATCTCATCCGTCCCGACCCCGCGGAGCGCGACCTCCCGACGATGCGGTTTCTGACCGACGACCGCGGCGAGGACGCCTCGACGCCCGTCTTCGAGCGGCTGAGTCGCAGCCTCCTCCTCCTGATTCAGCTCGCGGCCATCGTCCTGCTGGCAACGTCGCTGGCGACGCCCTACACGCTCGTCTCGGAGTCCTCGACCGTCCAAGAGACGGTCGTCGTCGTCGACGGCAGCGCGAGCATGGCGACCGATTCGGGAGGTTCCACCCGCTTCGACCGCGCCGTCGCCGCCGCCGGCGACGCCCCCACCTCCGTCACGTCGGTCGTCTTCGTCGCCCGGCAGGGCGAGGTCGTCCTGCGCGACGGGACGCCCGAACAGGCGCGGGGCGCGCTCGACGACCTCAGCGTGACCGATGTCTCGGGTGACCTCCGCGACGGCATCGCCCAGGCCTCCGCCGTCGCCGGCGAGGAGGCCCGCATCGTCGTCTACAGCGACTTCGCGGACGACGGCGGCTGGGAGGAGGCCGTCGAAGCTGCCCGCGCCCGCGGCCTGCTCGTCGACCTCCGGCAGTTCGACGGCGGCGGTGCGGACAACGTCGGCATCGTCGACCGCTCCTTCACCGGCAGGGAGGTCACGGTGACGGTCAAGAACTTCGGGGACAGCGAGGCCGAGCGGACCCTCTCGCTGGGCGGCCAGCGCGAGTCGCTGACGCTCGGCGCGGGCGACGTGGTGACGCGGACGCTCGCCGTGCCCGCAGGCGGGGGAACCGTCGCGCTCTCGCCCGGCGACTCCTTCCCGACCGACGACACCGCGGCTGTCGCCGCCCCCGAGGACGCGACGGTCGACGTGTTGCTCTTGACGAACGACCGCAACCGGTATCTCGCGACCGCGCTGTCGGTGATTCCCGAGGTCGAGTTGACCGTCGAGTCGCCGCCAGCGAACGTCGAGGGGACCTACGACGTCGTCGTCTACAGCAACATCCAGGAGGGCCGGCTGCTCCGCGGCAACGTCGCCGACGGCGAAGCGGCACTCGCGAACGGCGGCGGCGTGGTGGTGCAAGCCCAAGAAGGGATGCCGAACCGGTACGTCGAACTGCTCCCCGTCGAGGTCAGCGACGCGGTCGACGGCGGCTCCGTCGGCGCGGTCGCCAACGACGAACTCACCCGCGACATCAGCTACCCGCCGCCGGAGCGACATCTCGTCGCCGAGACAGCCGACGGCACCCGGACGCTCGTGGGGCTGACCGACGGCTCGCCGCTCGTCGCCACCGCCGAGCGCGACGGCGGCCGCGTGCTCTACTACGGCTATCTCGAAGACGCCTCGTCGTTCAAGTTCAACTACCAGTATCCGGTCTTCTGGAAGCGCGCCGTCTTCTATCTGGCCGGTCGCGACCCGCTGCCGACACTCAACCGACCCACCGGCGACCAGCTGCGGTTCGCCGAGGAACGGACCGTCCGCACCCCGAGCGGAACGGTGACCGCGCGGATGGTCTCGATGGACGAACAGGGCTTCTACGAGGTCGACGGCCGGCGGTATGGGGCGGCACTCCTCAGCGAGTCCGAGTCGGCCGTCGCCACCGACCCGCTCGACGAACGGACCGAGGGGTCGGTCCGCAGCCGCGAGGAGGACCGACAGGTGCCCGACCCCCTCACCGAGTGGGTCGCACTCGGCGCGCTCGGCGTCGTCGTGGTCGAACTCGGCTATCTCCGTCGACGGGGTGACCTGTGA
- a CDS encoding DUF6498-containing protein has translation MKRPRSLTTPAIGLAVVVGNLLPLVGVAVWGWNLAALLALYWFEAVVTTVLTGGKLLFAERASTDASARLQPLSELTAKRGGVHVRADWPPVYVRNVPFAIGVLGVSGVVLVAYGVVLALWLSVDPASVVSAGFVASALGLVVARLVEFRADYLGREEYRDVSARMLAATPARQLLLLLCLVPVANSGAGGRALLVAVVAVKLLSDGYGFLVEHTAHSPGRLGRWLLGPRDTAEPPPTVDAPDVEPDVRVDTDTRAVLLGGTAPVAAGLMSRPGYLAGFVFVLGWFVFGTPVVVAAGLALCLIAGVKLAARYLRFGALQY, from the coding sequence ATGAAGCGTCCTCGCTCGCTCACGACTCCGGCCATCGGTCTCGCAGTCGTCGTCGGCAACCTCCTCCCGCTCGTCGGCGTCGCCGTCTGGGGGTGGAACCTCGCCGCCCTGCTCGCGCTCTACTGGTTCGAGGCCGTCGTCACGACAGTACTCACGGGCGGCAAGCTGTTGTTCGCGGAGCGTGCATCGACGGACGCCAGCGCGCGGCTCCAGCCGCTCTCGGAACTTACCGCCAAGCGCGGCGGGGTCCACGTCCGAGCCGACTGGCCGCCCGTCTACGTCCGGAACGTTCCCTTCGCCATCGGCGTCCTCGGCGTCTCGGGTGTCGTGTTGGTCGCCTACGGCGTCGTCCTCGCACTGTGGCTCTCCGTGGACCCGGCCAGCGTCGTCTCCGCCGGCTTCGTCGCGAGCGCGCTCGGACTCGTCGTCGCCCGCCTCGTCGAGTTCCGGGCCGACTATCTCGGCCGCGAGGAGTATCGCGACGTCTCCGCGCGGATGCTCGCGGCGACACCTGCCCGGCAGCTGCTCCTGCTTCTGTGTCTCGTCCCCGTCGCCAACAGCGGGGCAGGCGGCCGCGCGCTGCTCGTCGCCGTCGTCGCAGTGAAGCTCCTCTCGGACGGCTACGGCTTCCTCGTCGAACACACCGCCCACTCGCCCGGTCGGCTCGGCCGGTGGCTCCTCGGGCCGCGCGACACCGCCGAGCCGCCGCCGACGGTCGACGCGCCCGACGTCGAACCCGATGTCCGCGTCGACACCGACACGCGCGCCGTGCTCCTCGGCGGGACCGCACCCGTCGCCGCCGGACTTATGAGTCGGCCGGGCTACCTCGCGGGCTTCGTGTTCGTGCTGGGCTGGTTCGTCTTCGGGACGCCCGTCGTCGTGGCCGCGGGTCTCGCGCTCTGTCTCATCGCTGGCGTGAAGCTCGCAGCGCGCTATCTCCGGTTCGGGGCGCTCCAGTACTAA